From the genome of Rathayibacter sp. VKM Ac-2759, one region includes:
- a CDS encoding ABC transporter substrate-binding protein, translated as MIPAHPRHALAAVALVGAAALTLGGCASFDDGSASAADTTSITVALTGEPSSLDPLYDTQLPALNIFYNVFDQLAQVDADGTVSPRLATEWTHDDSLTSWVFTLRDDATWHDGSAVTPEDVVFTYETAMADPASNLGGYMTAIDSVAATGENEVTFTLNTPFAPFDRQVTLVPIVPKAVYEAEGADAFAKAPVGSGPYSVASWVNGDSITLERNDDYWGAEGAYEEVVFQPVPDETTRANSVQSGDLDLALLGPSNVAAVEGSGTVDIVEQESNRVLYTGFNATAPWLSDPEVREAVDLAIDRDAISDDLLNGSVTPTAQLIAPVSFGYDEALPATETDADAARALIAASGYDGSPITLSYPTAGLPQIDQIAQAIASQLEDVGLTIELDGQEANTFSGTWFSASLPGLYLYAFAPSVMDADLPLTMLLKTGGQGYVSDPAIDQLLADETGEADETARADDFAQISALVDENTYYAPLFTDTYTYGVAQGLDWTPRPDGMIVFN; from the coding sequence GTGATCCCTGCACACCCCCGGCACGCACTCGCCGCCGTCGCGCTCGTCGGCGCCGCCGCCCTGACCCTCGGCGGCTGCGCGAGCTTCGACGACGGCTCCGCCTCGGCCGCCGACACGACGAGCATCACCGTCGCCCTGACCGGCGAGCCCTCCTCGCTCGATCCGCTCTACGACACCCAGCTGCCGGCGCTGAACATCTTCTACAACGTGTTCGACCAGCTCGCGCAGGTCGACGCCGACGGCACCGTCTCGCCGCGGCTGGCGACGGAGTGGACCCACGACGACTCCCTCACCAGCTGGGTCTTCACCCTCCGCGACGACGCCACCTGGCACGACGGCAGCGCCGTCACTCCGGAGGACGTCGTCTTCACCTACGAGACCGCGATGGCCGACCCGGCCTCGAACCTCGGCGGGTACATGACCGCCATCGACTCGGTCGCCGCGACCGGTGAGAACGAGGTCACGTTCACCCTCAACACGCCCTTCGCCCCGTTCGACCGCCAGGTGACCCTGGTGCCGATCGTGCCGAAGGCCGTCTACGAGGCCGAGGGCGCCGACGCCTTCGCGAAGGCGCCCGTCGGCTCCGGCCCCTACTCCGTGGCGTCCTGGGTGAACGGCGACTCGATCACCCTCGAGCGCAACGACGACTACTGGGGTGCGGAGGGCGCCTACGAGGAGGTCGTCTTCCAGCCCGTCCCCGACGAGACGACCCGCGCCAACTCGGTGCAGTCGGGCGATCTCGACCTGGCGCTCCTCGGCCCCTCGAACGTCGCCGCGGTCGAGGGCTCCGGCACCGTCGACATCGTTGAGCAGGAGTCGAACCGGGTGCTCTACACCGGCTTCAACGCGACCGCGCCGTGGCTCTCGGACCCCGAGGTGCGCGAGGCCGTCGACCTCGCGATCGACCGCGACGCGATCAGCGACGACCTGCTCAACGGCTCCGTCACTCCGACCGCGCAGCTCATCGCCCCGGTCTCGTTCGGCTACGACGAGGCGCTGCCCGCGACCGAGACCGACGCCGACGCCGCCCGCGCCCTGATCGCCGCCTCCGGCTACGACGGCAGCCCGATCACGCTCTCGTACCCCACGGCGGGGCTCCCCCAGATCGACCAGATCGCGCAGGCGATCGCGAGCCAGCTCGAGGACGTCGGCCTGACGATCGAGCTCGACGGCCAGGAGGCGAACACCTTCAGCGGCACCTGGTTCTCGGCCTCGCTCCCCGGGCTCTACCTCTACGCCTTCGCGCCGTCGGTGATGGACGCGGATCTGCCCCTCACGATGCTGCTGAAGACCGGCGGCCAGGGCTACGTCTCGGACCCGGCGATCGACCAGCTGCTGGCCGACGAGACCGGTGAGGCCGACGAGACCGCCCGCGCCGACGACTTCGCGCAGATCTCGGCGCTCGTCGACGAGAACACCTACTACGCGCCGCTGTTCACCGACACCTACACCTACGGAGTCGCGCAGGGCCTCGACTGGACCCCGCGACCCGACGGCATGATCGTCTTCAACTGA
- a CDS encoding isochorismatase family cysteine hydrolase: MTTIPRENTALIVVDMQRAFFDNDDSLGRSGIDVTPLRDAIPGTVRLVQDARAAGVPVIFTRYVYMPGMVDFGPVRGAKAAERIASNSLGAGTDEIELIPELEARPDEIVIDKSRPSAFYGTRLEPVLNGMGVRNVVICGVTTNICVESTARDAGQRDYGTYVVRDAVAEFTAERNHYALFGIAWSFGEVVDIAEIESAWELETAGAL; the protein is encoded by the coding sequence ATGACCACCATCCCCCGCGAGAACACCGCGCTCATCGTCGTCGACATGCAGCGGGCCTTCTTCGACAACGACGACTCCCTCGGCCGCTCGGGCATCGACGTCACGCCGCTGCGCGACGCGATCCCGGGCACCGTGCGCCTCGTCCAGGACGCCCGCGCCGCCGGTGTGCCGGTGATCTTCACCCGCTACGTCTACATGCCCGGCATGGTCGACTTCGGCCCCGTCCGCGGAGCGAAGGCCGCCGAGCGCATCGCGTCGAACTCGCTGGGCGCCGGCACCGACGAGATCGAGCTGATCCCCGAGCTGGAGGCGCGTCCCGACGAGATCGTGATCGACAAGTCGCGCCCGAGCGCCTTCTACGGCACGCGGCTCGAGCCGGTGCTGAACGGCATGGGCGTACGCAATGTCGTGATCTGCGGAGTGACGACCAACATCTGCGTCGAGTCGACCGCGCGCGACGCGGGCCAGCGCGACTACGGCACCTACGTGGTGCGCGACGCGGTCGCCGAGTTCACGGCCGAGCGCAACCACTACGCGCTGTTCGGCATCGCGTGGTCGTTCGGCGAGGTCGTCGACATCGCCGAGATCGAGTCGGCGTGGGAGCTCGAGACCGCCGGGGCCCTGTAG
- a CDS encoding ABC transporter ATP-binding protein has product MTEPLLALRDVTISFTTPAGEVEAVRHLDLELRAGETIAIVGESGSGKSTTAASINRLLPENGRIASGSIVFEGEDLAQATEKRMTALRGAGIGLVPQDPMSNLNPLQRVGAQIREALLVHGRMRRAEAQARVVELLEMVGIPEPARRARQYPHELSGGMRQRVLIAIGLACRPRLLIADEPTSALDVTVQRGILDQLEQLTAEMGTAVILITHDLALAAERADRVLVLFRGEVVEQGEAAQILRHPEHEYTRRLLAAAPNLTSERLVAEAPLETEAPLVTLREVGKQYPVRSGFGRATPFTAVESSSFDIPRGRTVAVVGESGSGKSTTAKLVLRLEEPTTGSIEFRGRNVAHLRGAELSDFRRHVQPVFQNPYSSFDARYTVFRSIEEPLLLHRIGDASTRRRRVEELLAQVALPPEVAAKLPRQLSGGQLQRVAIARALALSPELVVLDEAVSALDVLVQEQILALLADLQRDLGVSYLFISHDLAVVRMISHTVHVMQKGRIVESGTPAQIFDAPQHPYTRALLAAIPAPEAARA; this is encoded by the coding sequence GTGACCGAGCCGCTCCTCGCCCTCCGGGACGTGACGATCTCGTTCACGACCCCGGCGGGCGAGGTCGAGGCCGTGCGCCACCTCGACCTCGAGCTGCGCGCCGGCGAGACGATCGCGATCGTCGGCGAGTCCGGCTCGGGCAAGTCGACGACGGCGGCGAGCATCAACCGCCTGCTGCCCGAGAACGGGCGGATCGCCTCGGGCTCGATCGTGTTCGAGGGCGAGGATCTGGCGCAGGCGACCGAGAAGCGGATGACCGCGCTGCGCGGGGCGGGCATCGGCCTCGTCCCGCAGGATCCGATGTCGAACCTGAACCCCCTGCAGCGGGTCGGCGCGCAGATCCGCGAGGCGCTGCTGGTGCACGGGCGGATGCGCCGGGCCGAGGCCCAGGCGCGCGTCGTCGAGCTGCTCGAGATGGTCGGGATCCCCGAGCCCGCCCGCCGGGCGCGCCAGTACCCGCACGAGCTCTCGGGCGGCATGCGGCAGCGCGTGCTCATCGCGATCGGCCTCGCCTGCCGGCCGCGGCTGCTCATCGCCGATGAGCCGACGAGCGCTCTCGACGTCACCGTGCAGCGCGGGATCCTCGATCAGCTCGAGCAGCTGACCGCCGAGATGGGCACGGCGGTCATCCTGATCACGCACGACCTCGCCCTCGCGGCCGAGCGCGCCGACCGGGTGCTCGTGCTGTTCCGGGGCGAGGTGGTCGAGCAGGGCGAGGCCGCGCAGATCCTCCGCCACCCGGAGCACGAGTACACGCGGCGGCTGCTGGCCGCCGCGCCGAACCTGACCTCGGAGCGGCTGGTCGCCGAGGCGCCTCTGGAGACCGAGGCGCCGCTCGTCACCCTGCGCGAGGTCGGCAAGCAGTACCCGGTGCGCTCCGGCTTCGGCCGGGCGACGCCCTTCACCGCCGTCGAGTCGTCGTCGTTCGACATCCCGCGCGGGCGGACGGTCGCGGTGGTCGGCGAGTCGGGGTCGGGCAAGTCGACGACCGCCAAGCTCGTGCTGCGGCTCGAGGAGCCGACGACCGGCTCGATCGAGTTCCGCGGGCGGAACGTCGCCCACCTGCGGGGGGCCGAGCTGAGCGACTTCCGTCGGCACGTGCAGCCCGTGTTCCAGAACCCCTACAGCTCGTTCGATGCGCGGTACACCGTGTTCCGCTCGATCGAGGAGCCGCTCCTCCTGCACCGGATCGGCGACGCCTCGACGAGACGGAGGCGCGTGGAGGAGCTGCTCGCGCAGGTCGCGCTGCCGCCCGAGGTCGCTGCGAAGCTGCCCCGCCAGCTCTCGGGCGGGCAGCTGCAGCGCGTCGCCATCGCCCGGGCGCTCGCGCTCTCGCCCGAGCTGGTCGTGCTCGACGAGGCGGTGTCGGCGCTCGACGTGCTCGTGCAGGAGCAGATCCTCGCGCTGCTCGCCGATCTGCAGCGCGATCTCGGCGTCAGCTACCTCTTCATCAGCCACGACCTCGCGGTGGTGCGGATGATCTCGCACACCGTGCACGTGATGCAGAAGGGCCGCATCGTCGAGTCGGGCACCCCCGCGCAGATCTTCGACGCCCCGCAGCACCCGTACACGCGCGCCCTGCTCGCGGCGATCCCGGCCCCGGAGGCGGCGAGGGCCTGA
- a CDS encoding PDDEXK nuclease domain-containing protein yields MRVLPEEYAAVLAELKSRVRSAQLTAQRRVNTALIELYWELGHAIMQRQADSSWGGFVVTRLAEDLRAEFPQMKGFSRSNLFSMRAFAQAWPTREEVVQQAVGLLPWGHIVLLLQKLDDPDARAWYATAAAEHGWSRNVLLNQIMNRTRDRIGSAPSNFAGELAPADSDLARQLAKDPYVFDFLELTGDVAERELEQALMDRIVDTLRELGSGFAFVGRQVHFDVDGDDFYADLLFFHTEQLRYVVIELKTGRFEPAFTGQLGFYVAIVDDRMRRDFHRPTVGILICGGRNTHTVRYALSQTGSPMAVASYTYETLPPAEQAALPTAEQIAAALDRPHT; encoded by the coding sequence ATGCGCGTGCTCCCCGAAGAGTACGCCGCGGTCCTCGCCGAGCTGAAGAGCCGCGTACGCTCCGCGCAGCTGACTGCGCAGCGTCGTGTGAACACGGCGCTGATCGAGCTCTACTGGGAGCTGGGCCACGCGATCATGCAACGCCAAGCCGACTCGTCCTGGGGTGGCTTCGTCGTCACCCGGCTCGCCGAGGATCTGCGTGCCGAGTTCCCGCAGATGAAGGGTTTCTCGCGGTCCAACCTCTTCAGCATGCGAGCCTTCGCGCAGGCCTGGCCGACGCGTGAGGAAGTAGTCCAACAGGCTGTTGGACTACTGCCCTGGGGCCACATCGTCCTGCTGCTGCAGAAGCTCGACGACCCGGATGCCCGGGCCTGGTACGCCACGGCCGCCGCCGAGCACGGATGGTCCCGCAACGTGCTCCTCAATCAGATCATGAACCGTACCCGCGATCGGATCGGGTCCGCGCCTTCCAACTTCGCCGGCGAGCTCGCTCCCGCCGATTCCGACCTGGCCCGTCAACTCGCGAAGGATCCGTACGTGTTCGATTTCCTCGAGCTCACCGGAGACGTTGCTGAGCGTGAGCTCGAGCAGGCGCTGATGGACCGCATCGTCGACACTCTCCGGGAGCTCGGCTCCGGCTTCGCCTTCGTCGGGCGCCAGGTGCATTTCGACGTGGACGGCGACGATTTCTACGCAGACCTCCTCTTCTTCCATACGGAGCAGCTGCGATACGTGGTGATCGAGCTGAAGACCGGGAGGTTCGAGCCGGCCTTCACCGGTCAGCTCGGCTTCTACGTCGCCATCGTCGACGACCGGATGAGGCGTGACTTCCATCGGCCCACGGTCGGGATCCTCATCTGCGGGGGCCGCAACACGCACACCGTCCGCTACGCCCTCAGTCAGACCGGCTCTCCCATGGCCGTGGCCAGCTACACCTACGAGACTCTTCCGCCGGCAGAACAGGCCGCACTGCCCACCGCCGAGCAGATCGCCGCAGCACTCGACAGACCGCACACCTGA
- a CDS encoding LysR family transcriptional regulator, which yields MLDVRRLVLLREVAIRGTLAAAAEALAYSPSAVSQQLSVLERETGLELLRKVGRRVQLTPQAEILVEAAGEVLALLERAEAALAASGESVTGRVRVAVFQSAALALMPGALRAIAERAPEVRVEMVQREPEGALHETSWAREFDLVVAEQYPGHSVSWLPGLVRADLTTDAIRLAVRRDSAVRSLSEARDAAWVMEPRGTASRHFAEQLCRVAGFEPDVRFETADLQAQIRLVASGNAVALMPDLVWAGETPDCRLLDLPGLPRRTIFTAQREAGLASPAVRTFRECLVEVAEAHA from the coding sequence GTGCTCGACGTCCGCCGCCTCGTGCTGCTGCGCGAGGTCGCCATCCGCGGCACGCTCGCGGCCGCCGCCGAGGCGCTCGCCTACAGCCCCTCGGCGGTGTCGCAGCAGCTGAGCGTGCTCGAGCGCGAGACCGGCCTCGAGCTGCTGCGCAAGGTCGGGCGGCGGGTGCAGCTCACCCCGCAGGCCGAGATCCTGGTCGAGGCCGCGGGCGAGGTGCTGGCGCTGCTCGAGCGGGCGGAGGCGGCGCTCGCCGCGTCGGGCGAGTCGGTCACGGGGCGCGTGCGGGTCGCCGTGTTCCAGTCGGCCGCGCTCGCTCTGATGCCCGGCGCACTGCGGGCGATCGCCGAGCGCGCGCCCGAGGTCCGGGTCGAGATGGTGCAGCGCGAGCCGGAGGGGGCGCTGCACGAGACGTCGTGGGCGCGCGAGTTCGACCTCGTGGTCGCCGAGCAGTACCCCGGCCACTCGGTGTCGTGGCTGCCGGGCCTGGTGCGGGCCGACCTCACGACCGACGCGATCCGCCTCGCGGTGCGCCGCGACTCCGCCGTGCGATCTCTGTCGGAGGCCCGCGACGCCGCCTGGGTGATGGAGCCGCGCGGCACCGCCAGCCGCCACTTCGCCGAGCAGCTCTGCCGTGTCGCCGGCTTCGAGCCCGACGTGCGCTTCGAGACGGCCGACCTGCAGGCGCAGATCCGCCTCGTCGCCTCGGGCAACGCGGTCGCCCTGATGCCCGACCTGGTCTGGGCGGGCGAGACGCCGGACTGCCGCCTCCTCGACCTGCCGGGCCTGCCCCGCCGCACGATCTTCACCGCGCAGCGGGAGGCGGGCCTCGCTTCGCCCGCGGTCCGCACCTTCCGCGAGTGCCTGGTGGAGGTGGCGGAGGCGCACGCCTGA
- a CDS encoding bifunctional proline dehydrogenase/L-glutamate gamma-semialdehyde dehydrogenase yields MTDLAAPARPTGPSPDSVDPRLVEESVALVRRWLHEAAQIPVDASGTQLAGVLKDPSGLDFTVGFVDGVVRPEDTRVAAAALRSIAGGVPRFLPAPMRGAVALGGVMAPLLPDVVVPIARRVLRRMVGHLIIDATDSRLGPAIARIRREGVRLNMNLLGEAVLGRAEAQRRLAGTHRLLARDDVDYVSIKVSSTVAPHNPWAFDAAVDDIVDELAPLFARAAAATPQKFVNLDMEEYKDLDLTIAVFTRLLDRPELLGLEAGIVLQAYLPDALAAMIRLQEWSAARRARGGAGIKVRLVKGANLPMEQVEASVHGWPLATWSTKQDSDTNYKRVVDYALHPERIRNVRLGVAGHNLFDVAYSWLLAGERGVRDGIEYEMLLGMAQGQAEAVRRSVGSLLLYTPVVAPAEFDVAIAYLIRRLEEGASSENFMSAVFELEASEALFAREESRFRASVAALDGAVPPAHRVADRFAASERPSVGGFRSTPDTDPSVAANRDWARAILDRVPSSRLGVDAIEAATIATRDELEAGLAATRASGWGSVPADERARILHRAGEELEARRAELLEVMAAEAGKTIDQGDPEVSEAIDFAHYYAERARELDRVDGARFTPAALTLVAPPWNFPVAIPAGGVLAALAAGSAVVLKPAGPTARCGAVVAEALWAAGVPREALLLLRLPEEELGRDLVAHPAVDRVILTGAYETAELFRSFRHDLPLLAETSGKNAIIVTPSADLDLAVKDVVSSAFGHAGQKCSAASLVVLVGSVARSKRFRAQLLDAVASLTVGYPTDPATRMGPVIEPAAGKLLRGLTTLGEGETWLLEPRRLDDSGRLWSPGVRDGVRRGSEFHRTEYFGPVLGIMTADSLEEAIAVVNEVDYGLTSGLHALDPAEIGTWLDGIEAGNLYVNRGITGAIVERQPFGGWKKSAVGPGTKAGGPDYLLGLGAWDAAESEATAPVSARAAALVAAARAELSGAEASSVERAARSLAAAWDALGPVDVTGLSAERNVFRHRPYDSAVLVRLAPEEPLGSLVRVLAAAATASAAVVVSSAVALPPQLAAALADVASPLVVEDAAAWEARVRDHGAGRVRQLGAPASSVTAVTGGRPDLAVYAGPATESGRLELLPFLREQAVSITAHRFGTPDHLTDALL; encoded by the coding sequence GTGACCGACCTCGCCGCTCCCGCCCGCCCGACCGGGCCCTCGCCCGACTCCGTCGACCCCCGCCTGGTCGAGGAGAGCGTCGCCCTGGTGCGCCGCTGGCTGCACGAGGCCGCGCAGATCCCGGTCGACGCCTCCGGGACGCAGCTCGCCGGCGTGCTGAAGGACCCGTCGGGCCTCGACTTCACGGTCGGCTTCGTCGACGGGGTCGTCCGCCCCGAGGACACGCGCGTCGCGGCCGCCGCCCTGCGCTCGATCGCGGGCGGCGTGCCGAGATTCCTCCCCGCCCCGATGCGCGGCGCCGTCGCGCTCGGCGGGGTGATGGCACCGCTCCTCCCCGACGTCGTCGTGCCGATCGCGCGCCGCGTGCTGCGCCGGATGGTCGGCCACCTCATCATCGACGCGACCGACTCGCGCCTCGGGCCGGCGATCGCGAGGATCCGCCGCGAGGGCGTGCGGCTGAACATGAACCTGCTCGGCGAGGCCGTTCTCGGCCGGGCGGAGGCGCAGCGCCGCCTCGCGGGCACGCACCGCCTCCTCGCCCGCGACGACGTCGACTACGTCTCGATCAAGGTCTCCTCGACCGTCGCCCCGCACAACCCGTGGGCGTTCGACGCCGCGGTCGACGACATCGTCGACGAGCTCGCTCCCCTGTTCGCGCGGGCGGCGGCGGCGACCCCGCAGAAGTTCGTGAACCTCGACATGGAGGAGTACAAGGACCTCGACCTCACGATCGCGGTCTTCACGCGCCTGCTCGACCGCCCCGAGCTCCTCGGTCTCGAGGCCGGCATCGTGCTGCAGGCCTACCTGCCCGACGCGCTGGCGGCGATGATCCGGCTGCAGGAGTGGAGCGCCGCCCGTCGCGCCCGCGGCGGCGCGGGCATCAAGGTGCGCCTGGTCAAGGGCGCGAACCTGCCGATGGAGCAGGTCGAGGCGTCGGTGCACGGCTGGCCGCTCGCGACCTGGAGCACGAAGCAGGACTCGGACACCAACTACAAGCGCGTCGTCGACTACGCGCTGCACCCCGAGCGGATCCGGAACGTGCGCCTCGGCGTCGCGGGGCACAACCTCTTCGACGTCGCCTACTCGTGGCTGCTCGCGGGCGAGCGCGGGGTCCGCGACGGCATCGAGTACGAGATGCTCCTCGGCATGGCGCAGGGTCAGGCGGAGGCGGTGCGCCGCAGCGTCGGCTCGCTCCTGCTCTACACGCCGGTCGTCGCGCCCGCCGAGTTCGACGTCGCGATCGCGTACCTCATCCGCCGGCTCGAGGAGGGCGCGTCGAGCGAGAACTTCATGTCGGCCGTCTTCGAGCTCGAGGCGAGCGAGGCGCTGTTCGCGCGGGAGGAGTCGCGGTTCCGCGCCTCCGTCGCCGCCCTCGACGGGGCGGTGCCGCCCGCGCACCGCGTCGCCGACCGCTTCGCCGCGTCGGAGCGCCCGAGCGTCGGCGGCTTCCGCAGCACACCCGACACCGATCCCTCCGTCGCGGCGAACCGCGACTGGGCGCGCGCGATCCTCGACCGCGTGCCGTCGTCCCGGCTCGGGGTCGACGCGATCGAGGCCGCCACGATCGCGACCCGCGACGAGCTGGAGGCGGGTCTCGCCGCGACCCGCGCCTCCGGCTGGGGCTCGGTGCCCGCCGACGAGCGCGCGCGCATCCTGCACCGCGCCGGCGAGGAGCTCGAGGCGCGTCGCGCCGAGCTGCTCGAGGTGATGGCCGCCGAGGCCGGCAAGACGATCGACCAGGGCGACCCGGAGGTCTCGGAGGCGATCGACTTCGCGCACTACTACGCCGAGCGGGCGCGCGAGCTCGACCGCGTCGACGGGGCGCGCTTCACCCCGGCCGCTCTGACGCTCGTCGCGCCGCCGTGGAACTTCCCCGTCGCGATCCCGGCCGGCGGCGTGCTGGCCGCGCTGGCCGCGGGCTCGGCCGTCGTGCTCAAGCCCGCCGGGCCGACCGCGCGCTGCGGGGCGGTCGTCGCCGAGGCGCTGTGGGCCGCGGGCGTGCCGCGCGAGGCGCTGCTGCTGCTGCGCCTCCCGGAGGAGGAGCTCGGGCGCGATCTCGTCGCGCACCCGGCCGTCGACCGCGTGATCCTCACCGGCGCGTACGAGACCGCCGAGCTGTTCCGCTCGTTCCGCCACGACCTGCCGCTGCTCGCCGAGACCAGCGGCAAGAACGCGATCATCGTCACTCCCTCGGCCGACCTCGACCTGGCGGTGAAGGACGTGGTCTCGAGCGCCTTCGGCCACGCCGGTCAGAAGTGCTCGGCGGCCTCGCTGGTCGTGCTCGTCGGCTCGGTCGCGCGCTCGAAGCGGTTCCGCGCGCAGCTGCTCGACGCGGTCGCCTCGCTCACCGTCGGGTACCCGACCGACCCGGCGACCCGCATGGGCCCGGTCATCGAGCCGGCCGCGGGCAAGCTGCTGCGCGGGCTCACGACCCTCGGCGAGGGCGAGACCTGGCTGCTCGAGCCGCGGCGGCTCGACGACTCGGGTCGGCTCTGGAGCCCGGGCGTGCGCGACGGCGTGCGGCGCGGCTCCGAGTTCCACCGCACCGAGTACTTCGGTCCGGTGCTCGGGATCATGACCGCCGACTCGCTGGAGGAGGCGATCGCGGTCGTGAACGAGGTCGACTACGGCCTCACCTCGGGGCTCCACGCGCTCGACCCGGCCGAGATCGGCACCTGGCTCGACGGCATCGAGGCGGGCAACCTCTACGTCAACCGCGGCATCACCGGCGCGATCGTCGAGCGCCAGCCGTTCGGCGGCTGGAAGAAGTCGGCGGTCGGCCCGGGCACCAAGGCGGGCGGGCCCGACTACCTGCTGGGTCTCGGGGCGTGGGACGCCGCGGAGTCGGAGGCGACGGCACCGGTGAGCGCGCGGGCGGCCGCCCTCGTGGCGGCGGCGCGCGCCGAGCTGAGCGGCGCGGAGGCGTCGTCGGTCGAGCGGGCCGCCCGCAGCCTCGCGGCCGCGTGGGACGCGCTCGGTCCGGTCGATGTCACGGGGCTCTCGGCCGAGCGCAACGTGTTCCGGCACCGGCCCTACGACTCCGCGGTGCTGGTGCGCCTGGCACCGGAGGAGCCGCTCGGCTCACTCGTCCGGGTGCTCGCGGCCGCGGCGACCGCCTCCGCGGCAGTGGTCGTCTCGAGTGCGGTGGCGCTGCCTCCGCAGCTCGCCGCCGCGCTGGCCGACGTCGCCTCGCCGCTCGTCGTCGAGGACGCGGCGGCGTGGGAGGCGCGCGTGCGCGACCACGGAGCCGGCCGCGTGCGGCAGCTCGGCGCGCCCGCCTCCTCCGTCACCGCGGTCACCGGCGGCCGCCCCGATCTCGCGGTCTACGCGGGCCCCGCGACCGAGTCCGGCCGCCTCGAGCTGCTCCCGTTCCTCCGCGAGCAGGCCGTCTCGATCACGGCGCACCGCTTCGGCACGCCCGATCACCTGACGGACGCGCTGCTCTGA
- a CDS encoding MmgE/PrpD family protein, with protein sequence MHDHHVRVHRSDEELPRHGQLAHALAEVAADPVGIDADVAEMVVNRVIDNAAVATASLLRRPVVAARSQALAHPASIGGDGANVLGADAARRVSPEWAAWANGVAVRELDYHDTFLAAEYSHPGDNIPPLIAVAQHAGIGGAQLLRGIVTGYEVQVDLVRAISLHAHKIDHVAHLGPSAAAGIGTMLGLDVATIEQAIAQALHTTTATRQSRKGEISSWKAHAPAFAGKMAIEAVDRAMRGETSPSPIYEGEDGVIAWLLDGPGASYDVPLPDAGEAKRGILDTYTKEHSAEYQAQALIDLARRLHHAHPEVADPERVERIVIHTSHHTHYVIGSGANDPQKYDPTASRETLDHSVPYTFTVALQDGAWHHERSYAPERAARPDTVALWQRTTTQEDAEWTRRYHSTDPAEKAFGARVEIVLTDGGTIVDEIAVADAHPLGAHPFTREQYVAKFRTLAEGVLEGAEIERFLELAQRLPELTPEEVGRLTVVAAPGVLASVESPRGLF encoded by the coding sequence GTGCACGATCACCACGTCCGCGTCCACCGCAGCGACGAGGAGCTTCCCCGTCACGGGCAGCTCGCCCACGCGCTCGCCGAGGTCGCCGCCGACCCCGTCGGGATCGACGCCGACGTCGCCGAGATGGTGGTCAACCGCGTCATCGACAACGCCGCCGTGGCCACCGCGTCGCTGCTGCGCCGCCCCGTCGTGGCCGCGCGGTCGCAGGCGCTCGCGCACCCCGCCTCCATCGGCGGCGACGGCGCGAACGTGCTCGGCGCCGACGCCGCGCGCCGGGTCTCGCCCGAGTGGGCCGCCTGGGCCAACGGCGTCGCCGTGCGCGAGCTCGACTACCACGACACGTTCCTCGCGGCCGAGTACTCGCACCCGGGCGACAACATCCCCCCGCTGATCGCGGTCGCGCAGCACGCGGGCATCGGAGGCGCGCAGCTGCTCCGCGGCATCGTCACCGGCTACGAGGTCCAGGTCGACCTCGTCCGCGCGATCAGCCTGCACGCGCACAAGATCGACCACGTCGCGCACCTCGGCCCCTCGGCCGCCGCGGGCATCGGCACGATGCTCGGGCTCGACGTCGCCACGATCGAGCAGGCGATCGCGCAGGCGCTGCACACCACTACCGCGACCCGGCAGTCGCGCAAGGGCGAGATCTCGAGCTGGAAGGCCCACGCTCCCGCGTTCGCCGGGAAGATGGCGATCGAGGCCGTCGACCGGGCGATGCGCGGCGAGACGAGCCCGTCGCCGATCTACGAGGGCGAGGACGGCGTGATCGCCTGGCTGCTCGACGGCCCCGGCGCCTCGTACGACGTCCCGCTGCCCGATGCGGGCGAGGCCAAGCGCGGGATCCTGGACACGTACACGAAGGAGCACTCGGCCGAGTACCAGGCGCAGGCGCTGATCGACCTCGCCCGCCGTCTGCACCACGCGCACCCGGAGGTGGCGGACCCCGAGCGCGTCGAGCGGATCGTCATCCACACCTCGCACCACACCCACTACGTCATCGGGTCGGGCGCGAACGACCCGCAGAAGTACGACCCGACGGCCTCGCGCGAGACGCTCGACCACTCCGTGCCCTACACCTTCACGGTCGCGCTGCAGGACGGCGCCTGGCACCACGAGCGCAGCTACGCGCCCGAGCGCGCCGCCCGCCCCGACACGGTCGCGCTCTGGCAGCGCACGACCACGCAGGAGGACGCGGAGTGGACGCGCCGCTACCACTCCACCGACCCGGCCGAGAAGGCCTTCGGCGCGCGCGTCGAGATCGTGCTCACCGACGGCGGCACGATCGTCGACGAGATCGCGGTGGCCGACGCGCACCCGCTCGGCGCCCACCCGTTCACCCGCGAGCAGTACGTGGCGAAGTTCCGCACGCTCGCCGAGGGCGTGCTCGAGGGCGCCGAGATCGAGCGCTTCCTCGAGCTCGCGCAGCGGCTGCCCGAGCTGACCCCCGAGGAGGTCGGTCGGCTCACGGTCGTCGCGGCTCCGGGTGTGCTCGCCTCGGTGGAGTCGCCGCGCGGGCTGTTCTAG